The Anaerotignum faecicola genome contains the following window.
CACAATCCGTGTCTTGCCGGCAAAGATATCTACAGCTACGAATCGGAAGACAGAAATGGAAACCGGATTTATGCCGGTTTTGAAACAATCTACCATTGGGATGAAGACAGTTCGAGTGAGTCATATTACATATCGACAAACGATTATATGGATGTAGAGGTGAGCAGGAATCTGTGGGAAGAGCTGATCAGCCTGTTGTTTGACGCCTATGAGGAAACTCCCGCACCAGAATCCTACGAGGAATTTTTTAAAGGGTGTTATTAAAACGTAT
Protein-coding sequences here:
- a CDS encoding PSP family protein; translation: IIRNTGLYGLKYDPKQDNVYLFLSTYSSYSYFMGAGQIFWHNPCLAGKDIYSYESEDRNGNRIYAGFETIYHWDEDSSSESYYISTNDYMDVEVSRNLWEELISLLFDAYEETPAPESYEEFFKGCY